The following nucleotide sequence is from Candidatus Flexicrinis affinis.
GCGGTTCGGCGTTCTCAAGCCCGACGTACAGCGGCGTCAGCACCGCCCCGATCGGCCCACCATACACCCATCCGTAGGCGCCGCCGCCTGTGGAACGATAGACAGGGCATGCGTTCTGGCACGATCCACAGCGGACGCAGCTTAACACCTCGGCGTATTTGGTCGCGTACACCTTGCTGCGGCCATTGTCGACGAGGACGACGTACACTGCTTCCGGCCCGTCGGGCTCGTCGGTCCGGCGCGGGCCGTTGATCATCGAGGTGTAGACTGCCATGTGTTGACCGGTACCGGCACGCGGCAGAACCTGCGTAAGCAGCGCGTAGTCCTCGACGGTCTCGACCATCTTCTCGATACCGACCAGTGCGACATGCACCCGCGGCGCCGACGTACACAGGCGCCCGTTGCCCTCGTTGGTAACGAGCGTAACTGTGCCGGTTTCTGCAATGATGAAGTTACCGCCGCTGATGCCCATGTCGGCGTCGAGGTAGATCGGGCGCAGGCGTTGGCGGGCAAAAGCGACCATTTCGCCGGAGTTGTCGGTAAACGGCATGCCCAGCTTCTCGACCATCAGGTCGCGGATGCTCTCTTTGCTCTTGTGGATGATCGGCGCAACGATGTGGCTCGGGTGTTCGCCGCCGATCTGCACGATGTACTCGCCAAGATCGGTCTCGACCACGTCGAGGCCCGCGCCTTCCAACGCGCCGTTGAGCGCGATCTCCTCGCTCAGCATCGACTTGGACTTGACGATCCGCTTGACCTGATGCCGCGCCGCGATCTCCTGCACGTGGCGGCGGGCCTCAGCGGCATCCTCGGCCCAAAGCACGGTGATTCCGTTCTCTTTCATGCGCGCTTCGGCTTCTTCGAGCAGGTCCGGCAGCGACTTGAGCGCGCGGCGTTTAGCGGCTGCAGCTTGCATGCGCAGCTTCTGGCCGTGCTCGTACCCGAACTGTGTGAACGCCGCCTGCCGGTTGTTGTAGGCATTGCGCGTGCCGCGCCGGACGGCGGTCTGCTGGTCGGTGTTGCGGACGGCGATCGACGCCAGATCGACGAAGTTGTTGGACTCGATCTTCATTTCGGCGCCTCCTGACCTTCAAGCGACTCGGCCAGCAGGTCGGCCAGGTGGACGCATCGCACCGCCGATCCGCTGCGCGCCAGCCCGCCGTTGATCTGCGTCATACAGCTCGCGTCGCCGGTCACAACTACGTCCGCCTCGGAGCCGGTGATGCTCTTGACCTTGTCTTGCAGCATCGCACCGCTGACGTCGGCCATCTTAACCGCGAACAGCCCGCCGAACCCACAGCAGTTGTCGCAGTCCGGCACCTCCGAAAGCTCGGCATTCTCGACCTCACCGATCAGCGCGCGCGCCTGACCGCCCAATTTGAGCACACGCAGACCGTGACAACTATCGTGCAGACCGACTTTGCGCGGCGCGTTCAGCCGTCCGCCGAGGTCGGTGATCCCCAGCCCGTCGACCAAGTACTCGCTGAATTCCCACGTGATCGACGCGGCACGCTCGGCGCGCGGCCCCCACAATGTGTCTCCAGCGAACAGCGACGGAAACTCGTGCCGCACCATCGCCGCGCACGAGCCGGACGGCGTGACAATGACCTCGGCCCCGTCGAACGCGCGCAAGAACTGCTTGGCGACGCGCGCCGCTTCGCGCCGGTTGCCGCTGTTGAACGCCGGTTGGCCGCAGCACGTCTGCGCCATCGGGAACACGACGTTGACGCCGAGGCGCTCGAGAATCGTCACGACCGACATGCCCGTCTGGGGATACATCATGTCCACGATACAGGTCACGAACAGACTGACGGTCTTTCCCTTTGGGGGACTCACGGTTGGGTTCAGCCACCGCCCTCTCCTTCGATTGCATCCGTCGCCGGTCGCCCATTCGGGCGGGCGTCTGGTCCGATGATAGCCAGCCGTGACCGACGGCGCAATCACGCGGCACACCAATGGCGCCGAACGTGCCAAGACGTGTAGATTTTGGTAGACTCCGCCTGTTCACCGAGCGCGGCACGCCGCGGCCCAACCTTGCGCCTTGCGCTCGATCGCTCGCTTGACTGAAAGAACGGTGCATGCCCAACGCCGATCCGGAGCTGTTGGCCGACCCCGAACGCCTGAACGTGCTTCGCACGTTGTTTCCAGCGCGCGGTGCAACCGAGCCTGCGTTCGACCGTCTGGCGTCGCTGGCGGCAAGGCTCGTAAAGGCCCCGATCGGGATCGTGACGCTGGTCGACATCGATCGCATGACGTTCGCCGGAGCCCACGGCCTGACCGGCAAGTGGCCCGGCCGGGCGATCTGGGGTTTGACACATTCGTACTGTCCGCACGTAATCGCCACGCGCGAGCCGCTGGTGATCGACGACGCCCGCAAGAGCGCGCTCGTGCGCGACTACGACGCGGTCCGCGATCCGGGGTTCACCGCATATCTCGGCGTCCCGCTGACCACCGTCGACGGCTTTACGCTGGCGGTGCTCGCAGTCGCGGATCGCCGGCCGCGGCGCTGGTCGGAAGAGGACTTGCGAGTCGTGAGCGACATCGCCGAATGCGCCGTCACCGAAATCCACCTGCGGGCCGCCATCTACGCCGACTCAGGCGAGGAACCGGTGGTCGATACCGGCCCGCTGGTCGAACGAACGGCGGACATCCGCGCCCTCGACGCCGACGGCGCTACCAAAGCCCTGCTCTATCAGCGCCTTGCGCAGATCGGCGAGCCGTTGGTTGCCGCGCTTGCCTCGACCTCCGATGTGGTGTGGGTGGCCGACTCCAACGGCGATCTGCTGTACCTCAACCCTGCCGCCGGCGCATTCTTCGGCGTGGATCTGCTCTCGTATCGCGGCACGGCCAACTGCGTCGATTTCTTGGACGGCGAAGTGCTCGAGTTCTTCAAGTCCGTCGCCGTGCCGGACGCGTCGCGGGGTGGCGAATGGAGCGGCGACCTGTACCTCCGCCGCCACGACGGGGCCGAGATTCCAATGTCGGTGACGGTCAACGTACACATCCCCGTCGCAAGCACGAAAGAGAATTGGAGTGTGGTCGCGCGCGACATCACCGCCCTGCGCGATTCCGAGCAGTCGGTGCTGCGGTCGCTGGAACGCGAACAGGCCGTGACGGCCTTGCAGCAGCGATTCATCACGACCATGTCACACGAATTCCGTACACCGCTGTCGATCGTGCTGTCGTCGTTGGAGATGCTGCAGCGGCATGGCGCGCGGTCCGACCCGATCGAACACTATCAGCGCATGCGCGCGTCCGTCCGGCACATCTCCAGCGTGCTCGACCGCGGCGTGCAAATGCTTGAAGACCCGGACGCCGATCTGATCCCGTCGATCCAGAAGGTGTCGCTGCCGGAATTTGCGCATGAGATTTCGGCGCGCATGCACGAGGAGTTCGAGGGTCGTATCATTCACGTCGACGCGCCGCCGGACATGCCGGCCGTCCGCACCGACACTGTCGCGCTGGGCATGATCGTCGAAAATCTGCTCTCGAACGCGCTCAAGTTCAGCACGACCGGGACGGTGGTCACGTTCAAGCTGGCGCTGCGCGGATCGGGGACGAGCAGCGATCCGCGCCTGCTGGCGATCACCGTGCGCGATCATGGCATCGGAATCCCGGAGGACGCACAGCCGTACATCTTCGAGCGCTTCTTCCGAGCCTACAACCTGCCCAATGTACCGGGGATCGGCGCGGGGTTGTATACCGTCAAGCGGTTGGTCGAACGCCTACAGGGGCGGATCGAGTTCTACAGCCGGCCGGGCGAAGGCACGGAGTTCATCATCATCATCCCAGTTGGGCCAGACTCCGGGCGTGCCGGCTGAGGAGCGCACAAGTTAGTTCCACTATCGTAAGTCGTGT
It contains:
- a CDS encoding iron-sulfur cluster-binding protein, producing the protein MKIESNNFVDLASIAVRNTDQQTAVRRGTRNAYNNRQAAFTQFGYEHGQKLRMQAAAAKRRALKSLPDLLEEAEARMKENGITVLWAEDAAEARRHVQEIAARHQVKRIVKSKSMLSEEIALNGALEGAGLDVVETDLGEYIVQIGGEHPSHIVAPIIHKSKESIRDLMVEKLGMPFTDNSGEMVAFARQRLRPIYLDADMGISGGNFIIAETGTVTLVTNEGNGRLCTSAPRVHVALVGIEKMVETVEDYALLTQVLPRAGTGQHMAVYTSMINGPRRTDEPDGPEAVYVVLVDNGRSKVYATKYAEVLSCVRCGSCQNACPVYRSTGGGAYGWVYGGPIGAVLTPLYVGLENAEPLPYASSLCGACKQVCPVDIDLPRMLLDLRHDMTVRGHGSKLYGFGLWAWSITQRTAWSYRLTAWAARVGQKIMGRWHPGPIGAWAKYRDLPTFAPKTFRQLWAERGK
- a CDS encoding (Fe-S)-binding protein is translated as MSPPKGKTVSLFVTCIVDMMYPQTGMSVVTILERLGVNVVFPMAQTCCGQPAFNSGNRREAARVAKQFLRAFDGAEVIVTPSGSCAAMVRHEFPSLFAGDTLWGPRAERAASITWEFSEYLVDGLGITDLGGRLNAPRKVGLHDSCHGLRVLKLGGQARALIGEVENAELSEVPDCDNCCGFGGLFAVKMADVSGAMLQDKVKSITGSEADVVVTGDASCMTQINGGLARSGSAVRCVHLADLLAESLEGQEAPK
- a CDS encoding GAF domain-containing protein; the encoded protein is MPNADPELLADPERLNVLRTLFPARGATEPAFDRLASLAARLVKAPIGIVTLVDIDRMTFAGAHGLTGKWPGRAIWGLTHSYCPHVIATREPLVIDDARKSALVRDYDAVRDPGFTAYLGVPLTTVDGFTLAVLAVADRRPRRWSEEDLRVVSDIAECAVTEIHLRAAIYADSGEEPVVDTGPLVERTADIRALDADGATKALLYQRLAQIGEPLVAALASTSDVVWVADSNGDLLYLNPAAGAFFGVDLLSYRGTANCVDFLDGEVLEFFKSVAVPDASRGGEWSGDLYLRRHDGAEIPMSVTVNVHIPVASTKENWSVVARDITALRDSEQSVLRSLEREQAVTALQQRFITTMSHEFRTPLSIVLSSLEMLQRHGARSDPIEHYQRMRASVRHISSVLDRGVQMLEDPDADLIPSIQKVSLPEFAHEISARMHEEFEGRIIHVDAPPDMPAVRTDTVALGMIVENLLSNALKFSTTGTVVTFKLALRGSGTSSDPRLLAITVRDHGIGIPEDAQPYIFERFFRAYNLPNVPGIGAGLYTVKRLVERLQGRIEFYSRPGEGTEFIIIIPVGPDSGRAG